A portion of the Pseudomonadota bacterium genome contains these proteins:
- a CDS encoding aminoglycoside phosphotransferase family protein, which translates to MVLKSNWEKTNEYTDVDEKIIKQAIQNACPEKTLASYSIISGGCANLNVKIRFKDSNDPFLLRLYLRDKEAALKEQNIYKMVGDKIPVPEVLCVGNTGSYRYALTNFVSGITLRDTILHENAEELSDAIYETGSLLAKLQNYTFPCSGFFDQNLKVQDRLEQNFCVDFLHECLESSTVSSELGSNLVKHIAEIADQYASYFPNNSEHTLVHADYDPSNILVNKQNGKWKVTAILDWEFAFSGSYLCDVANMLRYAHQLPDSYEQSFLQGLQDAGIKLPNNWRITIHLLNLLSLLDCLVRSDPKNRPNQCKDIKELIGHIVDQLEVS; encoded by the coding sequence ATGGTACTTAAAAGTAATTGGGAAAAAACAAATGAATATACGGATGTAGATGAAAAAATCATCAAGCAGGCTATCCAAAATGCATGCCCTGAAAAAACGCTTGCCTCATACAGTATCATATCTGGTGGTTGTGCCAATTTGAACGTTAAAATCAGATTTAAAGATAGCAACGATCCTTTTCTTTTGCGCCTGTATCTACGTGATAAGGAAGCCGCATTAAAGGAGCAAAATATCTATAAAATGGTTGGTGATAAAATTCCTGTGCCGGAGGTTTTATGCGTTGGTAATACAGGAAGTTATCGATATGCGCTTACTAATTTTGTATCTGGAATAACATTGCGTGATACCATCTTGCATGAAAATGCAGAAGAACTATCCGATGCTATTTATGAAACTGGTTCACTCTTAGCCAAACTCCAAAATTATACCTTCCCTTGTTCTGGATTTTTTGACCAGAATCTCAAGGTACAAGATAGGTTAGAGCAAAATTTTTGTGTAGATTTTTTACATGAATGCTTAGAAAGCTCAACAGTTTCTAGTGAGTTAGGAAGCAATCTTGTAAAGCATATAGCTGAAATTGCGGATCAATATGCATCCTACTTTCCTAATAACTCAGAACATACACTTGTCCATGCGGATTACGACCCGTCTAATATTTTGGTAAACAAGCAAAACGGTAAATGGAAAGTGACGGCCATTCTGGATTGGGAGTTTGCCTTTTCTGGTTCTTATTTATGTGACGTAGCAAATATGCTGCGTTATGCACACCAGTTGCCGGATTCATACGAGCAGTCATTTTTACAAGGTTTGCAAGATGCTGGCATAAAATTACCGAATAATTGGCGTATCACAATTCACTTGCTGAATTTACTATCTTTGCTCGACTGTCTGGTACGATCCGATCCTAAAAATAGACCAAACCAATGTAAGGATATAAAGGAGTTGATTGGACATATTGTAGATCAATTGGAGGTATCATGA
- a CDS encoding GNAT family N-acetyltransferase yields MKIRLLNEQDITAWKKLRLLALKDSPESFGSSYEEEAIYSDDDWRSSLNKSQIFGAFIDTALVGSAGFFALNTPKTRHRGVLFTVYTEPDYRKQGVARASIQAVVDHAKSNVEQLHVTCVTSNLSALKMYKEFGFSIYGTEPSALKIGNNFFDEHLMVLNLEGNKNNE; encoded by the coding sequence ATGAAAATAAGGTTACTTAATGAGCAAGACATCACTGCATGGAAAAAATTAAGATTGTTAGCTTTAAAAGATTCGCCAGAATCTTTTGGATCCTCTTACGAAGAAGAAGCTATCTATTCAGACGATGATTGGAGGTCTTCTCTTAATAAAAGCCAAATTTTTGGTGCTTTTATAGATACTGCATTAGTAGGGTCGGCTGGATTTTTTGCCTTAAATACACCCAAAACAAGGCATCGAGGAGTTTTATTTACAGTATATACAGAGCCTGATTATCGAAAGCAGGGTGTGGCAAGAGCTTCGATTCAAGCTGTTGTTGACCATGCTAAATCAAATGTTGAGCAACTTCATGTGACATGTGTTACCAGTAATTTAAGTGCTCTTAAAATGTACAAAGAATTCGGTTTTTCAATTTATGGCACTGAACCAAGCGCTCTTAAAATCGGAAATAATTTTTTTGATGAGCATTTGATGGTTTTGAATTTAGAGGGGAATAAAAATAATGAATAA
- a CDS encoding phosphotransferase yields MNKLDPNIKQEVLGILAKSFSHDIQIKSVIRLSKPERRNLILRIILQSPSGKTPQSLIFKQSFHEKDSDDEKELLGRFARDWAGLEFLSGLNIEPSIAPQFYGGSEKHRFILLEDLGDVHFSLVDSLTGKDRKAAIAALTRYMQRMGQYHASAYGKTDEYNKILQKLNPGAKVWKDDFDDLPKANTMLEKLGIKSTSELDEEIFRVFNTMKKSMDFTTYIHGDICPDNVFDDPKNDIMHVIDFEWGYVGNALLDATYLRMSMPTCWCVKALPKDVIEPLEIIYLQELAKNIPAALDDNLYNESYVCACAYWVVILFAYGIDGVLDKELDILNTEFKDPHPNWKSEYNMARPRYLHRLQAFIDISEKHGKLPHLKLASEQALKELKIRWPDTKPLELFPAFI; encoded by the coding sequence ATGAATAAACTTGACCCAAACATTAAACAAGAAGTACTGGGTATTCTGGCCAAGAGTTTTTCCCATGATATTCAAATAAAGTCCGTTATTCGCTTAAGCAAGCCAGAAAGACGTAATTTAATTCTCAGAATTATATTACAATCTCCATCTGGCAAAACGCCTCAAAGTTTAATTTTCAAACAATCTTTCCACGAAAAAGATTCCGATGATGAAAAAGAATTGCTGGGAAGATTTGCCAGAGACTGGGCTGGGCTTGAATTTTTAAGTGGGTTAAACATAGAGCCATCCATTGCGCCACAATTTTATGGTGGCAGCGAAAAACATCGCTTTATACTACTGGAAGATTTAGGTGATGTGCATTTTAGCTTGGTGGATTCTTTAACTGGCAAGGATAGAAAGGCAGCAATTGCAGCACTCACAAGATATATGCAGCGCATGGGACAATATCATGCCAGTGCTTACGGAAAAACAGACGAGTATAATAAAATTTTGCAGAAGCTAAACCCTGGTGCAAAGGTTTGGAAGGATGATTTTGATGATCTACCCAAAGCCAATACTATGCTGGAGAAACTTGGTATAAAATCCACATCGGAATTAGATGAAGAGATTTTCCGTGTCTTTAATACTATGAAAAAATCTATGGATTTTACTACATATATTCATGGAGATATTTGCCCGGATAATGTATTTGATGATCCAAAAAATGATATAATGCATGTTATTGATTTTGAATGGGGGTATGTGGGAAATGCGCTATTGGATGCAACTTATTTGCGTATGAGTATGCCTACATGTTGGTGTGTGAAAGCACTCCCTAAGGATGTCATAGAGCCTCTTGAAATAATTTATCTACAAGAGCTTGCAAAAAACATTCCGGCAGCTTTGGATGATAATTTATATAATGAATCCTATGTTTGCGCTTGTGCTTATTGGGTTGTTATTTTATTCGCATATGGCATTGACGGTGTTTTGGATAAAGAGCTCGATATATTAAACACTGAGTTTAAAGATCCTCATCCTAATTGGAAATCAGAATATAATATGGCCCGACCACGTTATTTGCATCGCCTTCAAGCATTTATTGATATTTCAGAAAAGCATGGCAAATTACCGCACCTGAAATTAGCATCCGAGCAGGCTTTGAAAGAACTAAAAATTCGTTGGCCTGACACTAAACCGCTGGAATTATTTCCAGCTTTTATATGA
- a CDS encoding NUDIX hydrolase has product MAKIISAARACVINENKLLLVSNNGSYWYLPGGHMEPRENLAACAKREVYEETGYEVTIGEIIYVFEFYDKEFDSHKVECVFRASIDIHPEKHEWEDLGHDKSVTMKQWFTLEEIQARDDVQPSFIKEGKWLQDTENNEVYRGYEESK; this is encoded by the coding sequence ATGGCAAAAATAATATCAGCAGCGAGAGCTTGTGTTATAAATGAAAATAAACTGTTGCTAGTCAGTAATAACGGTAGCTATTGGTATCTACCGGGTGGACATATGGAGCCACGTGAAAATTTGGCGGCATGTGCTAAACGTGAGGTATATGAAGAAACTGGCTATGAGGTTACTATCGGTGAAATTATTTATGTTTTTGAATTTTATGACAAAGAATTCGATAGCCATAAAGTCGAATGCGTATTCCGCGCTTCTATAGATATCCACCCTGAAAAACATGAATGGGAAGATTTAGGGCATGACAAGTCGGTAACCATGAAGCAGTGGTTTACCTTGGAAGAAATTCAAGCGCGTGACGATGTGCAGCCAAGTTTTATAAAGGAAGGAAAGTGGCTGCAGGATACAGAAAATAATGAGGTATACAGAGGGTATGAAGAATCAAAATAA
- a CDS encoding ABC transporter ATP-binding protein — MKNQNNSLNSYIVTLCNQYKVYLISLCIIAVLAAIFNISVNYKIKEMIDTIASDRGAGLGWLIAMFAFYKLMHHGMYFINRLLDIRYKPMMLEQTVTDLYSKIIGHSLHWFDSHLSGEISSKITDFQHGITHLVTFIFRAFINVLTVIISLLFLTQVHSQPTIVLTIFVLIYSPIIFLLLRKQMQLQGKYVEARQKATGIINDNISNIFGIKIIGNSDREFKSNLLPALLNWKSWDKKTRIFDAWWVDNADTIMIAAMSAVQIYLLAHLYQDNHITAGGFAFAGMITLNIHADLDNFMDSLLFNINPSIAQVKSSYKFINEKYDVKDKEGAEILGLVKGEIEYKNVHFAYGDSDKSILKGFDLHIKPGERLGIVGMSGAGKTTMTKCLLRYFDVVSGEVCIDGNNIADVTQESLRANISIIPQDITMFHRTIRENLLLAKYDASDEEIISACKKAKIHEDIMAMEKGYDSVVGERGVKVSGGQRQRIAIARAILKNAPILILDEATSSLDTPTETLIQESINEVLETSNATVIAIAHRLSTLKHMDRIIVLDKGKIVEEGKHDGLIRKKNGVYKKLWEMQVI, encoded by the coding sequence ATGAAGAATCAAAATAACAGTTTAAATTCCTATATCGTAACCTTATGCAATCAGTATAAAGTATATCTGATATCCCTTTGCATAATAGCTGTGTTAGCGGCTATTTTTAACATTTCCGTTAACTACAAAATCAAGGAAATGATTGATACAATAGCAAGTGATAGAGGCGCAGGACTTGGGTGGTTGATTGCAATGTTCGCATTTTATAAGCTAATGCATCATGGCATGTATTTTATAAATCGTTTACTGGATATTCGTTATAAACCGATGATGCTGGAGCAGACGGTAACTGATCTTTACAGCAAGATTATTGGTCATAGCCTGCATTGGTTTGATTCGCATCTATCTGGCGAAATATCCAGTAAAATAACAGATTTTCAGCATGGCATAACCCACCTGGTTACGTTTATTTTCAGAGCATTTATTAATGTACTGACTGTGATAATCAGCTTGTTATTTTTAACACAAGTTCACTCCCAGCCAACAATTGTACTGACCATTTTTGTGCTGATTTACTCGCCGATTATTTTCCTACTCCTTCGCAAGCAAATGCAGCTACAGGGCAAGTATGTAGAAGCAAGGCAGAAAGCCACAGGCATTATCAACGATAATATTAGCAATATTTTTGGTATAAAAATTATAGGCAATAGTGATAGAGAATTTAAATCAAACTTATTGCCTGCGCTACTAAACTGGAAATCGTGGGATAAAAAAACACGCATTTTTGATGCATGGTGGGTTGATAATGCCGACACCATAATGATTGCAGCAATGAGTGCCGTGCAGATTTACCTGCTAGCTCATTTATATCAGGATAACCATATAACCGCTGGAGGATTTGCCTTTGCAGGGATGATCACATTAAACATACATGCTGATCTTGATAATTTTATGGATAGCTTATTATTCAACATCAATCCTTCCATAGCCCAAGTGAAGTCATCATATAAATTTATCAATGAAAAATATGATGTGAAGGATAAGGAGGGTGCTGAAATCCTCGGTCTAGTCAAAGGTGAGATCGAATATAAAAATGTCCATTTTGCCTATGGAGATAGCGACAAGTCGATATTGAAGGGTTTTGATCTTCATATAAAGCCCGGCGAGCGGCTTGGAATTGTTGGTATGTCAGGAGCTGGCAAAACTACTATGACCAAGTGCCTGCTACGCTATTTTGATGTTGTGAGCGGCGAGGTTTGTATTGATGGGAATAATATTGCAGATGTTACTCAGGAAAGCCTGCGTGCAAATATTTCCATAATTCCTCAAGATATAACAATGTTTCACCGTACTATTCGTGAGAATTTGCTGCTGGCAAAATATGATGCAAGCGATGAGGAGATAATATCTGCCTGTAAAAAAGCCAAAATCCATGAGGATATTATGGCGATGGAAAAGGGCTATGATTCGGTTGTGGGTGAGCGTGGTGTTAAGGTAAGCGGTGGTCAACGTCAACGTATTGCTATCGCACGGGCAATCTTAAAAAACGCACCGATATTGATTTTGGATGAGGCAACCAGCAGCCTCGATACGCCAACTGAAACGCTCATTCAAGAGTCAATAAATGAGGTGTTGGAAACAAGTAATGCTACAGTTATAGCAATTGCTCACCGTCTTTCCACACTCAAGCACATGGATAGAATTATTGTGCTTGATAAAGGAAAAATTGTTGAAGAAGGTAAGCATGACGGGCTTATCCGGAAGAAGAACGGAGTATATAAGAAGCTATGGGAGATGCAGGTAATATGA
- a CDS encoding class I SAM-dependent methyltransferase: MGDAGNMSEINKQNVYEVYDKIFEWYDNARTKTLMEKEYLDLVLDHIGSGSNILDLGCGTAEPIAKFFIEKGHNITGIDGADNMIAICKERFPKQEWILGDMRECNLKKKFSAIIAWGSFFHLPHDDQRHMFSIFKGHAENGAILVFTSGPKHGEIISQMDGHDFYHASLGEEENEQLLKDHGFKVMLYRAEDKNCGGQTVWVAKYDQ, translated from the coding sequence ATGGGAGATGCAGGTAATATGAGCGAAATTAACAAACAGAACGTCTATGAAGTTTATGATAAAATCTTTGAGTGGTATGATAATGCTCGCACTAAAACACTAATGGAGAAGGAATATCTTGATCTTGTATTAGATCATATTGGTTCTGGCTCAAATATTTTGGATTTAGGCTGTGGAACGGCAGAACCTATTGCCAAATTTTTCATTGAAAAAGGTCATAATATTACGGGAATAGACGGTGCAGACAATATGATTGCTATATGTAAAGAGCGTTTTCCTAAGCAGGAATGGATCTTGGGTGACATGAGAGAATGTAACTTAAAGAAAAAATTCTCAGCAATTATTGCATGGGGTAGTTTTTTTCATCTTCCACATGATGATCAGCGCCATATGTTTTCTATCTTTAAAGGTCATGCAGAAAATGGGGCTATTCTTGTGTTTACCTCTGGTCCAAAACATGGGGAAATAATAAGTCAAATGGATGGTCATGATTTTTATCATGCAAGTCTTGGAGAAGAAGAAAATGAGCAGCTACTGAAAGATCATGGGTTTAAAGTTATGCTGTATCGGGCAGAAGATAAAAATTGCGGTGGTCAGACGGTATGGGTAGCAAAATATGACCAATAA
- a CDS encoding DMT family transporter produces the protein MTNKTQATGISWMILHCLLISIMSAMVREISDQFHVFEIVFFHNFVAFLLMIPFIFTGGRYKHLKTTKLKLHLSRAILGVISLAMYFYAFTVIPLTEARAIALTGPLVSSLLAVVILKEKTGWHRTLALVIGFAGALIILKPGTTSFSYFSIMVIAAVGMWAIIDLIIKVMSRTESTATQLFYLTGLMTAFSLPGAIYYWQTPSSYEQYLWLIGLGIIFLVNCMAVFNAYKNADITVVMPFDFSGMVFTTIIAYFAFSEVIDIPTAIGSVIIVISSVYIARREAKKAKEIHAIPPRSEV, from the coding sequence ATGACCAATAAAACCCAAGCAACAGGCATATCATGGATGATACTCCACTGTTTACTTATCTCAATAATGTCAGCAATGGTGCGTGAGATATCAGACCAATTTCATGTATTTGAAATAGTTTTCTTTCATAATTTTGTAGCATTTCTGCTGATGATTCCCTTCATATTCACAGGGGGGAGATATAAGCATTTAAAAACAACAAAGCTGAAATTACACCTATCAAGGGCGATACTTGGCGTTATTTCTCTGGCGATGTATTTTTATGCATTTACGGTAATTCCGCTAACTGAAGCGCGTGCAATAGCTCTGACAGGGCCGTTAGTTAGCTCATTATTAGCTGTCGTTATATTAAAGGAAAAAACTGGTTGGCATAGAACTTTGGCACTGGTTATCGGTTTTGCAGGTGCATTAATTATCTTAAAACCTGGCACAACAAGCTTTTCATATTTTTCTATTATGGTTATTGCCGCCGTTGGTATGTGGGCAATAATTGATCTGATAATCAAGGTTATGAGCCGCACTGAATCTACCGCAACGCAGCTCTTCTATCTTACCGGACTCATGACCGCCTTTTCATTGCCAGGAGCTATATATTATTGGCAAACACCCTCATCCTATGAACAATATTTATGGCTCATAGGATTGGGCATTATTTTCCTTGTAAATTGTATGGCTGTTTTTAATGCCTATAAAAATGCTGATATTACTGTCGTAATGCCGTTCGATTTTTCTGGTATGGTATTTACCACTATCATTGCATATTTTGCATTCAGCGAGGTGATTGACATTCCAACGGCAATTGGCTCGGTTATTATTGTGATAAGCAGTGTTTACATTGCAAGACGAGAAGCAAAAAAGGCTAAAGAAATCCACGCCATTCCACCAAGGTCGGAGGTATAG
- a CDS encoding EamA family transporter gives MQIYYILLAILTMALWGFNFVVAKIVLAELPLFTMMTIRFILASCILIPFYKKPPAHIGYIALLAFVFAVLHMGGSFGGMAVGLDAGMATLIEQTNAPFLLILGTIFLKEKIGIKSITGIILSFIGTYILLQAPTSASNPIGFALVLAGAFFWGVYCLLLKKLKDVPALALVGWISLLAAPMTAIISLFTETRQLESIASASNTIWLLMIYMVIAVSIGAHGLWCYLLSRMSIGHLAPTTLMVPLFGVLGGVMFLGELFSLQIAIGGTLIIIGVAIILLRRPKTVVVDIDV, from the coding sequence ATGCAAATTTATTACATATTACTTGCTATCCTAACTATGGCACTTTGGGGCTTTAATTTTGTTGTCGCCAAAATAGTTTTAGCGGAATTGCCGTTATTTACTATGATGACCATCAGATTCATATTGGCGAGTTGTATTCTAATTCCATTTTATAAAAAACCACCAGCGCATATTGGCTATATAGCCTTACTTGCTTTTGTATTTGCTGTGTTGCATATGGGTGGAAGTTTTGGTGGCATGGCCGTGGGTCTGGATGCAGGCATGGCTACACTTATTGAGCAAACTAATGCTCCATTTTTATTAATACTTGGGACTATTTTTCTGAAAGAAAAGATTGGAATAAAAAGTATAACAGGCATTATCTTATCATTTATAGGAACATATATATTATTACAAGCCCCAACCAGTGCCAGCAATCCTATTGGTTTTGCTCTGGTGTTGGCGGGGGCATTTTTCTGGGGTGTCTATTGCCTATTACTTAAAAAGCTAAAGGATGTTCCTGCACTGGCGCTTGTAGGCTGGATTTCATTATTAGCAGCTCCAATGACAGCAATAATATCCTTATTTACCGAAACCAGACAATTGGAATCTATAGCCAGCGCAAGTAATACAATATGGCTTTTAATGATATATATGGTTATAGCCGTATCCATAGGGGCGCATGGCTTGTGGTGTTATCTTTTATCTCGTATGTCTATTGGACATTTAGCTCCAACAACATTGATGGTTCCTCTGTTTGGTGTTTTAGGTGGTGTAATGTTTTTGGGAGAATTATTCTCACTGCAAATAGCCATAGGAGGTACTTTGATAATCATTGGTGTTGCAATTATTCTGTTGCGTAGACCCAAAACTGTAGTAGTGGATATCGACGTATGA
- a CDS encoding DMT family transporter, with product MTSIWITACIFAAFFQTIRTGLQKHLKQHLSTDSINWVRYAFGLPFAGLYLWVLLQYGYSTPEINYTFLLYCIGGGISQIIGTHLLISLFSHRNFAVGTTYAKTEALQTALLGIILFGEVLSIGGTIAIILGVLGVVIISLSESHTKPISIFKKLTHKTALIGIGAGLGFSLSGLFIRQATLILDGSAIISAALTLVTMIAIQIVILGIWITYSNRHAFRQILQHVKPSILVGLTSTLGSIGWFTAFALTNAAYVKTVGQIELIFALLISHKIFKEAINKSEIAGMALVVGSILLLVYFH from the coding sequence ATGACATCTATCTGGATAACCGCCTGTATCTTCGCTGCCTTTTTCCAAACCATTCGCACAGGTTTGCAAAAACACCTAAAACAACATCTATCAACAGATAGCATAAATTGGGTGAGATATGCTTTTGGATTGCCATTTGCAGGTTTGTACCTATGGGTCTTGCTGCAATATGGTTATTCCACCCCGGAAATAAATTATACTTTTCTGCTATATTGTATAGGTGGTGGAATTTCTCAGATTATCGGTACGCACCTGCTTATTTCATTATTCTCACATCGTAATTTTGCCGTTGGCACAACGTATGCCAAAACAGAGGCATTACAAACAGCATTACTCGGCATCATATTATTTGGTGAAGTGTTGAGTATTGGCGGTACTATAGCCATTATATTGGGCGTTTTAGGTGTTGTGATAATCAGCTTAAGTGAGTCACATACAAAGCCAATCTCAATTTTCAAGAAACTCACGCATAAAACCGCATTGATCGGTATAGGAGCGGGTTTAGGTTTTTCACTATCTGGGCTATTCATTCGCCAGGCTACATTGATATTGGATGGTTCTGCTATTATCAGTGCGGCTCTGACATTGGTGACAATGATAGCAATTCAGATTGTTATTCTTGGAATATGGATAACTTACTCCAATCGACATGCATTCAGGCAAATATTGCAGCATGTAAAGCCATCAATATTGGTAGGATTAACCAGTACACTTGGCTCTATCGGCTGGTTTACGGCCTTTGCGCTTACAAATGCAGCTTATGTTAAGACAGTTGGACAAATTGAACTGATATTCGCTCTTCTCATATCACACAAAATATTTAAAGAAGCTATCAATAAATCTGAAATTGCAGGTATGGCCTTGGTTGTGGGGAGTATTTTGCTACTGGTTTATTTTCATTAG
- a CDS encoding LysR substrate-binding domain-containing protein produces the protein MDYKTLSIFVTLADSLHFRQASQIHHMTPSTLSRIIQRLEEELECKLFIRDNKSVIITKQGEEFYSFAKDALTKFEILQHNLHSNDSESLKGSITIECTVTIAYGVLPHIIKAFIEKYPNISLNITTASPERSMKRLIDNAVDFVIQPIFGGAPVDTKHKIISSSKLVVVGSPSLPKIQSLKDLEKLPVIVSKYPAIVKIIEKIFKDNDVEPMIHSYVDGNEATLAMVAAGLGYAILPEIVLENSHLEEDVVVMRDLVDLPTVDAAIFMKEHKYHSPAKLAFWEFIQQG, from the coding sequence ATGGATTATAAAACACTAAGTATATTTGTAACATTGGCAGATAGCCTGCATTTCAGGCAAGCAAGCCAGATTCACCATATGACACCATCAACTTTAAGTCGTATAATTCAGCGCTTGGAAGAAGAATTAGAGTGTAAATTATTCATTAGAGACAATAAAAGCGTTATTATAACCAAGCAAGGGGAAGAGTTTTACAGCTTTGCCAAAGACGCTTTAACAAAGTTCGAAATATTGCAACATAACTTACATTCCAACGATTCTGAATCGCTAAAAGGCAGTATAACAATTGAATGTACAGTAACTATAGCATACGGAGTGTTGCCGCATATAATAAAAGCTTTTATAGAAAAATACCCGAATATTTCTCTGAATATCACTACCGCATCCCCTGAAAGGTCAATGAAACGACTAATTGATAATGCTGTTGATTTTGTTATTCAGCCTATATTTGGTGGTGCTCCTGTAGATACCAAGCACAAAATCATCTCAAGTTCCAAACTTGTTGTTGTTGGCTCACCATCTCTCCCAAAGATTCAATCCCTTAAAGACCTTGAAAAACTACCCGTTATCGTATCAAAATACCCCGCAATAGTTAAAATTATTGAGAAAATATTCAAAGATAATGATGTAGAGCCTATGATACATAGTTATGTTGACGGTAATGAGGCAACTCTAGCAATGGTAGCTGCTGGCTTAGGGTATGCTATATTACCTGAAATTGTTCTTGAAAACAGTCACTTGGAAGAAGATGTGGTTGTCATGAGAGACTTGGTAGACTTACCAACAGTGGACGCTGCTATATTTATGAAGGAACATAAATATCATTCACCTGCTAAATTGGCATTTTGGGAGTTTATACAGCAGGGCTAA
- a CDS encoding phosphotransferase produces the protein MLHPELEEEKEQNYPTVKKMLVGNYGQVIGDIGDATIRAEESGNQGYGFHVTLPGSESPDFFFKIEKQLQERQPQEEKRLGEVREFMESLHNAARESEKSGKQPSLDSAKFIRDNSKGLIGALSGEGMPEGLVGHEISLQTNLGASKLPLREDMLEKRENISYDEQKENPDPKFERSTRQAIDVNPSNFPSYIVAEMAGTLGKLHNAGQDREFTSSNAEFNELVGDGSVFRQKFEEFSRISSPTKSQSKVIELMGRLAEEKESGKLEAFTDVLDDFDKLPQTRAVHHDAHPLNFLQKESEQKEMAIPGEEQIVPIDMEDLSIGPRIEDLALLIGQTKIDHNALRPHEDINPMGKNIDQETATTILRGYEEVASPLTEAEIKHMFNFNAGSRARDQLAKIAQITPEQFEANKFDSLALYRGGTFDKAVSFSLEKPLAVFEESKENDLVPLITKARKQIRDSQQNLDGLDLEIKPGQLGRIGQKETSYGKAASSPTSKDGVPGLDQESMGELNEIKGGLQDFMEKEPKEKNHTHKMADLNLRSSGGSREI, from the coding sequence ATGTTGCATCCAGAGTTAGAAGAAGAAAAAGAACAAAATTACCCAACAGTCAAAAAAATGCTAGTTGGTAATTATGGCCAAGTGATTGGTGATATTGGAGACGCAACTATTCGGGCAGAAGAAAGTGGCAACCAAGGTTATGGATTTCATGTTACCTTACCTGGGAGTGAATCTCCTGATTTTTTCTTTAAGATTGAAAAGCAGCTACAAGAACGCCAGCCACAGGAAGAAAAACGGCTTGGAGAAGTGCGTGAATTTATGGAATCACTGCATAATGCAGCTAGGGAATCTGAAAAGTCTGGTAAACAGCCATCACTAGACTCAGCTAAATTTATTAGAGATAATTCTAAAGGGCTTATTGGAGCTTTATCTGGAGAAGGCATGCCAGAAGGTTTGGTCGGTCATGAAATAAGCCTACAAACTAATCTTGGGGCGTCAAAGCTTCCTTTAAGGGAAGACATGTTAGAAAAAAGAGAGAATATATCATACGATGAACAAAAGGAAAATCCCGACCCAAAGTTTGAACGTAGCACCAGGCAGGCTATTGACGTTAATCCATCTAATTTTCCATCCTATATAGTAGCAGAAATGGCTGGAACTTTGGGTAAATTGCATAATGCTGGCCAAGATAGGGAATTTACATCTAGCAATGCAGAATTCAACGAATTGGTTGGAGATGGTTCTGTGTTTAGACAAAAATTTGAAGAATTCTCTAGAATATCTAGTCCAACGAAGAGCCAAAGTAAAGTTATAGAGCTAATGGGTCGTCTGGCAGAAGAAAAAGAAAGCGGGAAGTTAGAGGCATTTACAGATGTGCTTGATGACTTTGACAAACTTCCTCAGACTAGAGCTGTTCATCATGATGCTCATCCTTTAAATTTTCTTCAGAAAGAAAGTGAACAAAAGGAAATGGCAATACCAGGAGAAGAACAAATTGTACCGATTGATATGGAAGACTTATCAATTGGACCACGCATTGAAGATTTAGCCTTACTAATTGGACAAACCAAGATTGACCATAATGCATTAAGGCCTCATGAAGATATAAATCCAATGGGTAAAAATATAGATCAGGAGACTGCTACAACCATTCTTCGTGGCTATGAAGAAGTGGCATCTCCTCTTACAGAGGCTGAAATTAAACATATGTTTAATTTCAATGCTGGTAGCCGTGCCCGTGATCAATTAGCCAAAATAGCTCAAATAACTCCCGAACAATTTGAAGCAAATAAATTTGATAGTCTTGCGCTTTATAGAGGTGGTACATTTGATAAAGCTGTAAGTTTTTCGCTGGAAAAGCCACTTGCGGTATTTGAGGAATCAAAAGAAAATGATTTAGTTCCACTTATAACGAAAGCTAGAAAACAGATACGTGATAGCCAACAAAATTTAGATGGCCTCGACCTTGAAATAAAGCCTGGTCAATTGGGCAGAATAGGTCAGAAAGAAACTTCGTATGGAAAAGCTGCATCCAGTCCCACGTCAAAAGATGGGGTTCCAGGCTTAGATCAAGAATCCATGGGGGAATTAAACGAAATAAAAGGAGGACTTCAAGATTTTATGGAAAAAGAACCAAAAGAAAAAAATCATACCCATAAAATGGCAGATCTGAATTTGCGTTCTTCTGGTGGCTCAAGAGAAATTTAA